One Desulfonatronum thiodismutans DNA segment encodes these proteins:
- the dapF gene encoding diaminopimelate epimerase gives MNQRISTSDAFGPWVECCKMQGSGNDFVILDNRALQLAPDEMPDWARAVCRKAFGVGADGLILLDTTPPGVDADYIWHFYNADGSRAEMCGNGSRCAARLAHALGLAERKHVLGTDAGPIKAEVLHDQDLVKVQLTPHHDLRLGLDLILEPSVPDASDQIESTPSWEAHFVNTGVPHLVVFSSDVAALDVQDLGCRFRNHPKFAPSGTNVNFVQVQDRESMLLRTYERGVEGETYACGTGAAASALIAHSLGRTEPEVNIRTSGGELLGIAIEQNALFLTGKAVLVFTANLNLRSLGLNRTEP, from the coding sequence ATGAATCAGCGAATATCAACCAGCGACGCTTTCGGTCCCTGGGTGGAGTGCTGCAAAATGCAGGGCAGCGGCAACGACTTCGTGATCCTGGACAACCGGGCCTTGCAGCTTGCCCCGGATGAAATGCCCGACTGGGCCAGGGCCGTCTGTCGCAAGGCCTTCGGCGTGGGAGCCGATGGTTTGATCCTGCTGGACACGACGCCTCCGGGCGTGGACGCGGACTATATCTGGCACTTTTACAATGCCGACGGCTCTCGGGCCGAAATGTGCGGCAACGGTTCCCGGTGCGCCGCGCGCTTGGCCCATGCGTTGGGACTAGCCGAAAGGAAGCATGTCCTGGGCACGGACGCCGGTCCCATCAAGGCCGAGGTTTTACACGATCAGGACCTGGTCAAGGTCCAGCTGACTCCACACCACGATCTGCGACTGGGTCTGGACCTGATTCTGGAACCGTCTGTCCCGGACGCTTCCGACCAAATCGAATCAACGCCCTCCTGGGAAGCCCACTTCGTGAACACCGGAGTCCCGCATCTGGTTGTCTTTTCTTCGGATGTGGCCGCCCTGGACGTCCAGGATCTCGGCTGCCGATTCCGTAATCATCCCAAATTCGCGCCCAGCGGCACCAACGTCAATTTCGTCCAGGTCCAGGACCGGGAGAGTATGTTGCTGCGCACCTACGAACGCGGGGTTGAGGGCGAAACCTACGCCTGCGGCACCGGGGCGGCGGCCTCGGCCTTAATCGCCCACTCCCTGGGCCGGACCGAGCCGGAAGTGAACATCCGCACATCCGGAGGCGAACTTCTCGGCATTGCCATCGAGCAAAACGCCCTTTTTCTGACCGGCAAGGCCGTCTTGGTCTTCACGGCCAACCTCAATCTCCGTTCCCTGGGTCTGAATCGGACCGAGCCGTAA
- a CDS encoding MinD/ParA family protein — MQNNPNGTLSIAVFSGKGGVGKSSLSANLGFCLSESGLRCLLMDCDLGLANLDVLLGVSSDVTIQDLLIQDITAERLVQPVAPNLDLLPAASGVPELVEMDEDQRALLLKKLKPIISDYAFLILDMAAGLNPTLLAMAQAAAKRIVVLTPEPTSLTDAYAVIKVLSAKADIRDFLILVNQVANREEAQATHRRLDAAVEKFLGFKTHYLGMVRSDPNMGKAVAKQQALMRIAPKSPAAEDIRVLAERLQSLRAALMPGLLDKPVLVNF; from the coding sequence ATGCAAAACAATCCCAATGGGACATTGAGCATCGCCGTGTTCAGCGGCAAGGGCGGCGTCGGCAAGTCCAGCCTCAGCGCGAACCTGGGCTTCTGCCTCAGTGAGTCCGGACTACGCTGCCTGCTGATGGACTGCGACCTGGGGCTGGCCAACCTGGACGTCCTGTTGGGAGTTTCCAGCGACGTCACCATCCAGGACCTCCTGATCCAGGACATCACCGCCGAACGGCTCGTCCAGCCGGTGGCCCCGAACCTGGACCTGCTGCCGGCCGCCAGCGGCGTGCCCGAACTGGTGGAAATGGACGAGGACCAGCGCGCCCTGTTACTGAAAAAACTGAAGCCGATCATATCCGACTACGCCTTCCTGATCCTGGACATGGCCGCCGGTCTGAACCCCACCCTGCTGGCCATGGCCCAGGCCGCGGCCAAGCGGATCGTCGTGCTCACGCCGGAGCCGACCTCGCTGACCGACGCCTACGCCGTGATCAAGGTGCTTTCAGCCAAAGCCGATATTCGCGACTTCCTGATCCTGGTCAACCAGGTCGCGAACAGAGAGGAGGCCCAGGCCACCCATCGACGCCTGGACGCCGCCGTGGAAAAATTCCTCGGCTTCAAAACCCACTACCTGGGAATGGTCCGGAGTGATCCGAACATGGGAAAAGCCGTGGCCAAGCAGCAAGCCCTGATGCGCATCGCGCCCAAGTCGCCGGCCGCCGAGGATATCCGGGTACTGGCCGAACGCCTGCAATCCCTGCGCGCGGCCTTGATGCCGGGATTGCTCGACAAACCGGTCCTGGTAAATTTTTAA
- a CDS encoding HU family DNA-binding protein → MNKSELIRTLAEKNDIPMEYATTVVNTFFQSIKDAMIQGDRVEIRGFGSFKVKDYQGYKGRNPKTGQSVEVQPKRLPFFRPGKELKDHLNEDA, encoded by the coding sequence ATGAACAAAAGTGAATTGATCCGCACCCTGGCCGAAAAAAACGACATCCCGATGGAGTACGCCACCACCGTGGTGAACACCTTTTTTCAGTCCATCAAAGACGCCATGATCCAGGGCGATCGCGTAGAGATCAGAGGATTCGGCAGCTTCAAGGTTAAAGACTACCAAGGCTACAAGGGCCGCAATCCCAAAACCGGCCAGTCCGTGGAAGTCCAGCCCAAGCGCCTGCCTTTCTTCCGGCCAGGCAAGGAACTCAAGGACCACCTCAACGAAGACGCGTAG
- a CDS encoding MlaD family protein has translation MSLNQRTLEIKVGFFVLAILVAVVVLIVYIGIKKDLFAERIQYTVISQTGERIEPGIPVRLSGFNVGQVTEVTLDRVDQVRMTIRVLKRYQQWFTEDSRVILDQEGFIGNSFLKLLPGTETSPVLEEGSVIRLDRVGGINELIEEMQPVVEALRAIVINVWDLTDYLVDQDGPVRSILGNAETITERLLAEHGLIHYLTEDPRPVEHIDHILSRADTAMLGINSLLDTAELRVEDLAPIQEEIAGLIREMNVLVVEFQGIRENVTPLLANITQISEDVKTATHDLISLRRQGEYSLRLGTELLLRLKETWPLSRREATGPEHAYPWP, from the coding sequence ATGAGCCTCAACCAACGCACCCTGGAAATCAAGGTCGGCTTTTTCGTGCTGGCCATCCTCGTCGCCGTGGTCGTTCTGATCGTCTATATCGGGATCAAGAAGGACCTCTTCGCCGAGCGCATCCAATACACCGTGATCAGCCAGACCGGCGAACGGATCGAGCCGGGCATTCCCGTTCGGCTCTCCGGCTTCAACGTCGGGCAGGTCACGGAAGTGACCCTGGACCGGGTGGACCAGGTCCGAATGACCATCCGCGTCCTGAAGCGCTACCAGCAGTGGTTTACCGAGGACTCCAGGGTCATCCTGGACCAGGAGGGCTTCATCGGCAACAGCTTCCTGAAGCTGCTCCCCGGAACGGAAACCTCCCCGGTACTGGAGGAGGGTTCGGTGATCCGCCTGGACAGAGTCGGCGGGATCAACGAGCTGATTGAGGAAATGCAACCGGTGGTCGAGGCGCTCCGGGCCATCGTGATCAACGTCTGGGATTTGACCGATTACCTCGTGGACCAGGACGGGCCTGTGCGCAGCATTCTGGGCAACGCTGAAACCATCACCGAACGCCTGCTGGCTGAACATGGCCTGATCCATTACCTCACCGAAGATCCTCGCCCCGTCGAGCATATCGATCATATTCTCAGCCGCGCTGATACCGCGATGCTGGGCATCAACAGCCTTCTGGACACCGCCGAGCTGCGGGTGGAGGACTTGGCCCCAATCCAGGAAGAGATCGCCGGATTGATCCGAGAGATGAACGTTCTGGTCGTAGAATTCCAAGGTATTCGAGAGAACGTCACCCCGCTGTTGGCCAACATTACTCAGATTTCCGAAGACGTGAAAACCGCGACCCACGACCTGATCAGCCTTCGCCGCCAGGGAGAATACAGCCTGCGGCTGGGCACGGAACTGTTGCTGCGGCTCAAGGAGACCTGGCCGCTTTCCCGCCGAGAGGCGACCGGACCGGAACACGCCTATCCCTGGCCGTAA
- the dapA gene encoding 4-hydroxy-tetrahydrodipicolinate synthase — MSFHGTFTALVTPFNNGVIDEDAYRNLIEWQIEQGIDGLVPCGTTGESATLSHAEHAQVIKICVDQVKGRVPVLAGAGSNSTKEAVELTKAAKQAKADGVLLITPYYNKPTQEGLVAHFKAVAKEVSIPMILYNVPGRTCVNMLPETLSRLFREVPEVKGVKEATGNMAQVSEVLEYCGPDFIVLSGDDFTVLPLLALGGKGVISVVSNIAPDKMSDLCRAYREGDTSKAQDLHYELAPLCRAMFMETNPAPAKTALSLMGKIKPEFRLPMVRMQPNNEARLKDILGQAGLITLKK, encoded by the coding sequence ATGTCGTTTCACGGAACGTTCACCGCATTGGTCACGCCGTTCAACAACGGCGTGATCGATGAAGACGCCTACAGAAATCTGATTGAATGGCAGATCGAACAAGGAATAGACGGGTTGGTTCCCTGCGGCACCACCGGCGAATCCGCGACCCTGTCCCACGCCGAACACGCTCAAGTCATTAAGATCTGCGTCGATCAGGTCAAAGGACGGGTCCCCGTGCTGGCCGGTGCGGGCTCCAACAGCACCAAGGAGGCCGTCGAGCTGACCAAGGCGGCCAAGCAGGCCAAAGCCGACGGCGTCCTGCTGATCACGCCCTACTACAACAAGCCGACCCAGGAAGGACTGGTGGCCCACTTCAAGGCCGTGGCCAAGGAAGTTTCCATTCCCATGATCCTGTACAACGTTCCGGGTCGGACCTGCGTGAACATGCTCCCGGAGACCCTTTCCCGGTTGTTTCGGGAGGTCCCTGAGGTCAAGGGCGTCAAGGAGGCCACCGGGAATATGGCCCAGGTTTCCGAGGTGCTCGAATACTGCGGACCGGACTTCATCGTCCTTTCCGGGGACGACTTCACGGTCCTGCCCCTCTTGGCCCTGGGCGGCAAAGGGGTCATCTCCGTGGTTTCCAACATCGCCCCGGACAAGATGAGCGACCTCTGCCGCGCATACCGGGAGGGCGACACCTCCAAGGCCCAGGATCTGCACTACGAACTGGCCCCGCTGTGCCGGGCCATGTTCATGGAGACCAACCCCGCGCCCGCCAAGACCGCATTGTCCCTGATGGGCAAGATCAAACCGGAGTTCCGTCTGCCCATGGTTCGCATGCAACCCAACAACGAGGCCCGGCTCAAGGACATCCTCGGGCAGGCCGGGCTGATCACCCTGAAGAAATAG
- the lnt gene encoding apolipoprotein N-acyltransferase — protein MISTTLVALLGAWFGHANPISHVPGAAILFPAALFWIALKAPSPVAAFRSGWICAALAYAACLYWVFIPVHVHGGLPWILALPCPILLGMYLGLYGGGFSALIHWARPVLSPVFLGLSAGLLWGGLEMAQGTLFTGFSWLTLPAALAPWPAAIQGLALMGEYWLSAVFVAAAAWLILARESTFGLLLGIATPLALIGFGAVMLAKPLPEGEPIRVTLVQGNIDQTVKWEPEYQEATVRAYLDLTAKELSSRPELVIWPETAMPFYLQEENALSRQVRDFVRAQERFALLTGAPRYEVNLSTGEIGYANSAFLLSPKGETIDVYDKEHLVPFGEYVPLGALLPFISRLAQSEGDFVPGDDPAPLHWDRLALGMLICYEAIFPGLSRERVRAGANLLVNISNDAWFGRSSAPRQHLNQAVLRSVEQGRFLVRSTNTGVTAIIDPRGRRLEAGGLFHRLTLSYPEILLLEDRTFYHRHYPFLRALLPTAVGVLLGSVWWLRRRRASFGKD, from the coding sequence ATGATCTCGACCACGCTGGTCGCCCTGCTTGGCGCTTGGTTCGGACATGCCAATCCGATCTCCCACGTACCTGGAGCGGCCATCCTTTTTCCCGCCGCACTGTTCTGGATCGCCCTGAAAGCCCCCTCCCCGGTCGCGGCCTTCCGCTCCGGCTGGATCTGCGCCGCCCTGGCCTACGCCGCCTGCCTGTACTGGGTCTTCATCCCGGTCCACGTCCACGGCGGCCTGCCCTGGATACTGGCCTTGCCCTGTCCGATCCTGCTGGGCATGTACCTTGGCCTGTACGGCGGAGGGTTTTCCGCCCTGATCCATTGGGCTCGCCCCGTCCTTTCCCCCGTCTTCCTCGGCTTAAGCGCCGGGCTGCTCTGGGGGGGGCTTGAAATGGCCCAGGGAACATTGTTCACCGGTTTCTCCTGGCTGACGCTCCCGGCGGCTCTGGCCCCCTGGCCCGCGGCCATCCAGGGTTTGGCCTTGATGGGCGAATACTGGTTGTCCGCGGTCTTCGTCGCCGCCGCGGCCTGGCTGATCCTGGCTCGCGAGAGCACGTTCGGCCTGTTGTTGGGCATCGCCACCCCCCTGGCCCTGATCGGCTTCGGCGCGGTGATGCTGGCCAAACCCCTCCCGGAAGGGGAGCCGATCCGGGTCACGCTGGTCCAGGGCAATATCGACCAAACCGTGAAATGGGAGCCGGAATACCAGGAGGCCACGGTCCGGGCTTATCTCGACCTGACCGCCAAGGAATTGTCCTCCAGGCCGGAGTTGGTGATTTGGCCGGAAACGGCCATGCCCTTCTACCTTCAGGAAGAAAACGCCTTGTCCAGGCAAGTGCGGGATTTCGTCCGGGCCCAGGAGCGTTTTGCTCTGCTCACCGGGGCTCCACGCTACGAAGTGAACCTGTCCACCGGAGAAATCGGGTACGCCAATTCGGCCTTTTTGCTCAGCCCAAAGGGAGAAACCATCGACGTCTACGACAAGGAACACCTTGTCCCCTTCGGCGAGTACGTTCCCTTGGGCGCCCTCCTGCCCTTCATCAGCCGTCTGGCCCAGAGCGAGGGCGACTTCGTGCCCGGCGATGACCCCGCTCCGCTTCATTGGGACCGGCTTGCTCTGGGCATGCTCATTTGCTACGAAGCGATCTTTCCCGGATTGAGCCGGGAACGGGTTCGCGCCGGAGCGAACCTCCTGGTGAACATCAGCAACGATGCCTGGTTCGGCCGCTCCTCGGCTCCGCGTCAGCACTTGAACCAAGCCGTCCTCAGATCAGTGGAGCAGGGCCGGTTTCTCGTTCGTTCCACCAATACGGGCGTCACCGCGATCATCGACCCACGTGGCCGACGACTTGAGGCCGGAGGTTTGTTCCATCGATTGACCCTCTCTTATCCGGAAATTCTCCTCCTCGAAGACCGCACGTTTTATCATCGGCATTACCCGTTCCTCCGAGCGCTTTTGCCCACGGCCGTCGGCGTGTTGCTCGGATCGGTCTGGTGGCTGCGTCGACGACGAGCGTCTTTCGGGAAGGACTGA
- a CDS encoding GGDEF domain-containing protein, translating into MSEKSPSLPAPSELRAELETLRSRLASLPLASQPTDDPGSVAVLFRLLRGLSPERSAEVQAVLQGLPWMLLPLEGDVYPALSRLQGQIDDLTHAAGHDDLTGLARRVVFDQALHTEMERTRRSRQSLSLAILDIDDFKQINDDCGHVHGDLVLRTVAEVLRKNIRRSDLAARLGGEEFALLMPATTQASAVFLLERIMSTLRGLRFDCPALSTAPQVTVSIGLACYKGFRNMPPVELIELADDALYSAKRAGKNRLEKAPLRDIAPDPASQTLVDTAEKNFLFQGLSA; encoded by the coding sequence ATGTCCGAAAAGTCGCCTAGCCTTCCCGCACCTTCGGAGTTGCGCGCCGAGCTGGAAACATTAAGAAGCCGCCTGGCCTCCCTACCTCTCGCCTCCCAACCAACGGACGATCCCGGTTCTGTCGCGGTCTTGTTTCGTCTGCTCAGGGGGCTGTCCCCGGAACGGTCCGCCGAGGTACAGGCCGTGCTTCAGGGACTCCCTTGGATGCTTCTGCCCCTGGAAGGCGATGTCTACCCGGCCTTGAGCCGACTTCAGGGCCAAATCGACGACCTGACCCACGCCGCCGGCCACGACGATCTGACCGGTCTGGCCCGGCGGGTCGTGTTCGATCAAGCCCTGCATACGGAGATGGAACGCACCCGGCGCTCCAGGCAGTCCTTGAGCTTGGCCATTCTGGACATCGACGACTTCAAGCAAATCAACGACGACTGCGGCCATGTCCACGGAGACCTGGTCCTGCGAACCGTGGCCGAGGTTTTGCGCAAAAACATCCGCAGATCCGACCTGGCTGCGCGCCTGGGCGGGGAAGAATTCGCCCTGCTGATGCCGGCCACGACCCAGGCCAGCGCGGTATTCCTCTTGGAACGGATCATGTCTACCCTTCGCGGGTTGCGTTTCGACTGTCCCGCCCTCTCCACCGCCCCCCAGGTGACCGTTTCCATTGGACTCGCCTGCTATAAGGGGTTCCGGAACATGCCGCCCGTGGAGCTGATCGAACTGGCGGACGACGCCTTGTATTCAGCCAAGCGGGCCGGGAAAAATCGCCTGGAAAAAGCCCCGCTCCGGGACATCGCTCCGGACCCGGCCTCCCAAACCCTGGTGGATACCGCGGAGAAGAATTTTCTTTTCCAAGGGTTGTCCGCCTGA
- a CDS encoding PilZ domain-containing protein, with protein sequence MFPVSIFAPFPLPVSQAGLYFQNWGFSFSDAQKPLTITVALIVFLTLVSVAGTLYRRARKSGTAGLSIHEPTKIRDTLNEALQQRATHELRFEDENAQRIGFTCSPADIDSAVGITLEVSGFIKPQPSWVGRSVVCYFRIARQRKEPKWLFFSFATTIIDIDSRQAIPRITLAIPDQLDRKQRREHLRLDPPSEDIPEVQIWPETLSNLDHPEEDPPLLEYLVTRQENPLNILNISAGGLLLELRPPLPKALGTDLEKGQRFYIRLVLRDPEQGPPKTYQLLTQIRNVFVDPTHGKRLIGLSFVAHLPSTEGLRRWKSLDGKGVEEIEDWVFKRHLGLYREKGLI encoded by the coding sequence ATGTTCCCCGTAAGCATTTTCGCTCCCTTTCCGCTGCCCGTAAGTCAGGCAGGACTCTATTTCCAGAATTGGGGCTTCAGCTTTTCGGACGCCCAAAAACCTCTGACCATAACCGTCGCCCTGATTGTATTCCTCACCCTGGTTTCCGTGGCCGGGACCCTGTATCGTCGCGCCCGGAAATCCGGGACCGCCGGGCTTTCCATCCACGAACCGACCAAGATTCGGGACACCCTCAATGAAGCGCTTCAACAGCGTGCCACGCATGAATTGCGGTTCGAGGACGAAAACGCGCAGCGAATCGGCTTTACCTGTTCCCCCGCGGACATTGATTCCGCCGTCGGGATCACGCTGGAAGTTTCCGGATTCATCAAACCCCAGCCGTCCTGGGTCGGGCGGAGCGTCGTCTGCTACTTCAGAATCGCCCGGCAACGCAAAGAACCAAAATGGCTGTTCTTCTCCTTCGCGACCACCATCATCGACATCGACTCCCGCCAAGCAATCCCGCGCATCACCTTGGCCATCCCGGACCAATTGGATCGCAAACAACGTCGCGAGCATCTGCGCCTGGATCCGCCCAGCGAGGATATTCCCGAAGTTCAGATCTGGCCGGAAACCCTCTCCAATCTCGACCACCCCGAAGAAGACCCGCCTCTTCTGGAGTACTTGGTCACCCGACAGGAGAACCCACTCAACATCCTGAATATTTCCGCCGGCGGGCTCTTGTTGGAACTCCGTCCTCCGTTGCCCAAGGCCCTGGGAACGGATCTGGAAAAGGGCCAGCGGTTCTACATCCGCCTGGTCCTACGCGACCCGGAGCAAGGTCCTCCAAAAACCTACCAACTCTTGACCCAGATCCGGAATGTTTTCGTCGACCCGACCCACGGCAAACGTCTGATCGGGCTCTCCTTCGTCGCCCACCTGCCCAGCACGGAAGGACTTAGACGATGGAAGTCTCTGGACGGCAAAGGTGTTGAAGAAATCGAGGATTGGGTTTTCAAGCGGCATTTGGGTTTATATAGGGAAAAAGGTCTGATTTGA
- a CDS encoding DMT family transporter has product MLKTYLKLLCTSMFWGGTFVAGRVVAADLPPFSAAFLRFAIASVSLVILVRVYEGGLPRLRLGQLLPVFILGMSGIFAYNVLFFTGLRTVEAGRAAVIVATNPIFVALLAAPLFKEPLGMGRVVGIGLSVCGAILAITGGRPQDLFHQALSWGDVAIFGCVASWVIYLLVGKVMMKDLSPHAAVTWSCLVGVAALLPFSLAEGLPGHVLALTWTRWVALVYLGVFGTVLGFTWFYQGVKTIGPSRAAVFINFVPVWAIVSGFLILGETISLTLILGAAMVGFGVYLTNRKGAEPR; this is encoded by the coding sequence GTGCTCAAAACCTACCTCAAGCTGCTCTGCACCTCCATGTTCTGGGGCGGCACCTTCGTGGCCGGGCGAGTGGTGGCCGCGGACCTGCCGCCGTTCTCCGCGGCCTTTTTACGCTTCGCCATCGCCTCGGTCAGCCTGGTGATCCTGGTGCGCGTGTACGAAGGCGGCCTGCCGCGACTTCGCCTGGGTCAGTTGCTTCCGGTGTTCATCCTGGGCATGAGCGGCATTTTTGCCTACAATGTCCTGTTCTTCACCGGCCTGCGCACCGTGGAAGCCGGACGGGCGGCGGTGATCGTGGCCACCAATCCCATCTTCGTGGCCCTGCTGGCCGCTCCGCTGTTCAAGGAACCGCTGGGCATGGGCAGGGTGGTCGGCATCGGCCTTTCGGTCTGCGGAGCGATTCTGGCCATTACCGGAGGTCGGCCCCAGGATCTCTTTCATCAAGCCCTGTCCTGGGGTGATGTGGCCATTTTCGGGTGCGTGGCCAGTTGGGTGATCTATCTCCTGGTGGGCAAGGTCATGATGAAGGACCTTTCGCCTCATGCGGCGGTGACCTGGTCCTGCCTGGTGGGCGTCGCGGCCCTGCTGCCCTTCAGCCTGGCCGAGGGCTTGCCGGGCCATGTTCTGGCGCTGACCTGGACGCGCTGGGTGGCCCTGGTCTACCTTGGTGTATTCGGCACGGTGCTGGGATTCACCTGGTTTTACCAGGGCGTCAAAACCATCGGGCCTTCCAGGGCCGCGGTGTTCATCAACTTCGTGCCCGTCTGGGCCATTGTCTCCGGATTTCTGATCCTGGGTGAAACCATCAGCCTGACTCTGATTCTGGGAGCGGCCATGGTCGGCTTTGGCGTGTACCTCACCAATCGAAAAGGGGCGGAGCCCCGATGA
- a CDS encoding hemolysin family protein, which produces MEGKFWSMIKRFFRKDDASSIETIILAARDEGEIRKEEASIVLKVLRLGRKQVHEIMIPRTDIVCAEIEDRIEDVAELIIAHGHTRIPIYKDNKDNIVGIVHAKDLLQFVLHPTPSPRNRLEEILREPLFIPETKNVMEMLLEFQSRKNHLAIALDEYGGTSGMLTFEDVLEEIVGDIEDEYDAPRPDDIQIQGDGGYLISGRTELTELRENLVVDLESDQVDTIGGYLSQLAGRVPRKGDVFDIQGFRFRIKDADQKKVRWIDVHPLETEPGPEA; this is translated from the coding sequence ATGGAAGGCAAATTCTGGAGCATGATCAAACGTTTTTTCCGCAAGGACGACGCTTCCAGCATTGAAACCATCATTCTGGCAGCCAGGGACGAAGGCGAGATTCGCAAGGAGGAGGCCTCCATCGTTCTTAAAGTGCTCCGCCTGGGACGCAAGCAAGTCCATGAAATCATGATTCCACGCACGGATATCGTCTGCGCCGAGATTGAGGACCGGATCGAGGACGTGGCCGAGTTGATCATCGCCCACGGTCACACCCGGATTCCGATCTACAAGGACAACAAGGACAACATCGTGGGCATCGTGCACGCCAAGGATCTTCTGCAATTCGTGCTTCACCCCACGCCGTCCCCCCGCAACAGACTGGAGGAAATCCTGCGCGAGCCGCTGTTCATTCCGGAAACCAAGAACGTCATGGAAATGCTCCTGGAGTTTCAGTCGCGCAAGAACCATCTGGCCATCGCCCTGGACGAATACGGCGGAACCTCCGGCATGCTCACCTTCGAGGACGTGTTGGAGGAGATCGTCGGAGACATTGAGGACGAATACGACGCCCCGCGGCCTGACGACATCCAGATCCAGGGGGATGGGGGCTACCTGATCTCCGGCAGGACCGAGCTGACGGAATTGCGCGAAAACCTTGTGGTGGACCTGGAAAGCGACCAGGTAGACACCATCGGCGGCTACTTGTCGCAACTGGCCGGACGGGTCCCGCGCAAGGGCGATGTTTTCGACATCCAGGGCTTTCGCTTCCGGATCAAGGACGCGGACCAGAAAAAGGTCCGCTGGATCGACGTCCATCCCCTGGAAACGGAACCCGGTCCGGAAGCATGA
- the prfB gene encoding peptide chain release factor 2 (programmed frameshift), with amino-acid sequence MSTAETQRAENGKKLLQFSELKTESANLEIQFDSFWGAFDRDAYEARLVEIDKAISHPEAWNDPRSMTPLLQEKTRLSTALQEWNGVRKAKQDLDEWLAMADDEPDREILEEVQRHMFVLSDKLEQAELHTLLSAPEDQHPVILEIHPGAGGTEAQDWAEMLLRMYRRWAERHQFKVQILDYLPGDEAGVKSVALQIEGPYAYGLLKSEKGIHRLIRISPFDSSGRRHTSFASADVYPDVGQEIEIEINEEDLRIDVFRASGPGGQHVNKTSSAIRITHLPTNIVTQCQNEKSQHRNKDAAMKMLKARLYELELRKREDEKQAQYATKDAIAWGSQIRTYTLQPYRLVKDHRTNFEMGNVEAVLDGDIDGFIRNHLLETHVRKVA; translated from the exons ATGAGCACGGCTGAAACCCAACGCGCCGAGAACGGAAAAAAACTATTGCAGTTTTCCGAACTGAAAACGGAAAGCGCGAACCTGGAAATACAATTCGACAGCTTCTGG GGAGCCTTTGACCGGGATGCCTACGAAGCACGTCTGGTGGAAATAGACAAGGCCATCTCCCATCCCGAGGCCTGGAACGACCCCCGGAGCATGACGCCCTTGCTTCAGGAAAAGACCCGGCTCAGCACCGCGCTCCAGGAATGGAACGGAGTGCGCAAAGCCAAACAGGACCTGGACGAGTGGCTGGCCATGGCCGACGACGAACCCGACCGGGAAATCCTGGAAGAGGTTCAGCGGCACATGTTCGTTTTATCCGACAAGCTGGAACAGGCGGAACTGCATACCCTGCTCAGCGCGCCGGAAGACCAGCACCCGGTGATCCTGGAAATCCACCCTGGGGCCGGTGGCACGGAAGCCCAGGACTGGGCGGAAATGCTTTTGCGGATGTACCGACGCTGGGCCGAGCGCCATCAATTCAAGGTCCAGATTTTGGACTATCTGCCCGGGGATGAGGCCGGAGTAAAAAGCGTGGCGCTCCAGATCGAGGGCCCGTACGCCTATGGTCTGCTGAAAAGCGAAAAGGGCATCCATCGCCTGATCCGCATTTCGCCCTTCGACTCCTCCGGCAGGCGGCATACCTCCTTCGCCTCCGCGGATGTCTACCCGGACGTGGGTCAGGAAATCGAAATCGAAATCAACGAGGAAGATCTGCGCATCGACGTGTTCCGGGCCAGCGGCCCAGGCGGGCAGCACGTGAACAAGACCAGTTCCGCGATCCGGATCACCCACCTGCCCACGAACATCGTGACCCAGTGCCAGAATGAAAAATCCCAGCACCGCAACAAGGACGCGGCCATGAAGATGCTCAAGGCCCGCCTCTATGAACTGGAACTGCGCAAGCGTGAAGATGAAAAACAGGCCCAGTACGCCACCAAGGACGCCATTGCCTGGGGCAGCCAGATCCGGACCTACACCCTCCAGCCCTACCGCCTCGTCAAGGACCATCGCACCAACTTCGAAATGGGCAATGTCGAGGCCGTGCTGGACGGAGACATCGACGGCTTTATCCGGAACCATCTCCTGGAGACCCATGTCCGAAAAGTCGCCTAG